A single Buchnera aphidicola (Hyperomyzus lactucae) DNA region contains:
- the gshB gene encoding glutathione synthase, whose protein sequence is MHKKNNLKIGIIMDSIESINIKKDSSFAILLEAQKRNHIIHYMEMNDLYLTNGHPHARTRLIKLKKNTEQWYKITEEKDISLGELDVILMRKDPPFNTEFIYSTYILERAEEKGVLVINKPQSLRDCNEKMFISWFPEVTTNTLVTRNFFKIKEFWKKHQDIIIKPLDGMGGANIFRIKKDDPNFSVIVETMTDYEKKYCMIQSYLPEVKFGDKRILIVDGKTIPWCLARIPLIGETRANLAVGGKGKIQKLSKKDWEIANYLAPFLKKRGLILVGLDIIGNKLTEINVTSPTCICEIESKKNISITGMLLDYIEKKIL, encoded by the coding sequence ATGCATAAAAAAAATAATTTAAAAATAGGTATAATAATGGATTCTATTGAATCAATTAATATTAAAAAAGATTCAAGCTTTGCCATTTTACTAGAAGCTCAAAAAAGAAATCATATAATTCATTATATGGAAATGAATGATCTTTATTTAACTAACGGACATCCACATGCAAGAACACGTTTGATAAAATTAAAAAAAAATACAGAACAATGGTATAAAATTACTGAAGAAAAAGATATTTCTTTAGGTGAGCTAGACGTTATTTTAATGCGGAAAGATCCTCCATTTAATACTGAATTTATTTATTCAACATACATTCTAGAACGTGCAGAAGAAAAAGGTGTATTAGTTATTAATAAGCCTCAAAGCTTGAGAGATTGTAATGAAAAAATGTTTATATCATGGTTTCCTGAAGTAACGACTAATACTTTAGTGACAAGAAATTTTTTTAAGATAAAAGAATTTTGGAAAAAACATCAAGATATTATAATCAAACCATTAGATGGAATGGGAGGTGCTAATATTTTTAGGATTAAAAAAGATGATCCTAATTTTTCAGTAATCGTTGAAACAATGACAGATTATGAAAAAAAATATTGTATGATTCAAAGTTATTTACCAGAAGTAAAATTTGGTGATAAAAGAATTTTAATTGTAGATGGAAAAACTATACCTTGGTGTTTAGCAAGAATTCCACTAATTGGGGAAACGAGAGCTAATTTAGCTGTGGGAGGAAAAGGTAAAATACAAAAACTAAGTAAAAAAGATTGGGAAATAGCTAATTATTTAGCTCCTTTTTTAAAAAAAAGAGGTTTAATTCTCGTCGGATTAGATATTATCGGAAATAAATTAACAGAAATCAATGTTACAAGTCCAACATGCATTTGTGAAATTGAATCAAAAAAAAATATTTCTATTACTGGTATGTTATTAGATTACATCGAAAAAAAAATATTATAA
- the murI gene encoding glutamate racemase → MLIFDSGAGGLSVLKIIKKFFPNIHYIYILDNEAFPYGNKKEVFLIERSIKIINKIKKKYPINIVVIACNTLSTLALSDLRKTFNFPIMGIFPAIKDAEKITKNKIIGLIATKATINSSYIRNIIYKKSGGNIIKTIGTNKLALMAEKKIRGIKVSKIELKNIFKPWVNLQVQPDTIILGCTHFLLLKKEIKKTLNKQSVFFVDSTKHTIFQIKNYFQKINFDQKIKSNIFFYSQKDKELKELILFLQKYQFKKIKHIDLN, encoded by the coding sequence GTGCTTATATTTGATTCTGGAGCAGGTGGACTATCTGTACTCAAAATAATAAAAAAATTTTTTCCTAATATTCATTATATTTATATATTAGATAATGAAGCATTTCCTTATGGAAATAAAAAAGAAGTCTTTCTTATCGAAAGAAGTATAAAGATCATTAATAAAATTAAAAAAAAATACCCTATTAACATAGTAGTGATAGCTTGTAATACATTGAGTACTTTAGCTTTGTCAGATTTGAGAAAAACATTTAATTTTCCTATTATGGGAATTTTCCCCGCAATAAAAGATGCGGAAAAAATAACAAAAAATAAAATTATTGGTTTAATAGCAACTAAAGCAACAATTAACTCTTCTTATATTAGAAATATAATATACAAAAAATCTGGGGGTAATATTATAAAAACAATAGGTACAAATAAATTAGCTTTAATGGCTGAAAAGAAAATTAGAGGTATTAAAGTTTCAAAAATAGAATTAAAAAATATTTTTAAACCATGGGTTAATTTACAAGTACAACCTGATACAATTATATTAGGCTGTACTCATTTTTTATTATTAAAAAAAGAAATTAAAAAAACTTTAAATAAACAATCTGTTTTTTTTGTTGATTCAACAAAACACACAATATTTCAGATCAAAAATTATTTTCAAAAAATCAATTTTGATCAAAAAATAAAAAGTAATATTTTTTTTTATTCACAAAAAGATAAAGAATTAAAGGAATTAATATTATTTTTACAAAAATATCAATTTAAAAAAATTAAACACATTGATTTAAATTAA
- the hemW gene encoding radical SAM family heme chaperone HemW: MFISPQISLYIHIPWCLKKCGYCDFHSYVSQSIIPEQQYIEHLLKDLEKDLSLVDYREINTIFIGGGTPSLLQSQSIEKLLNGIKKRSIVSKIAEISIEANPKKLEYKRFINYKKSGINRFSIGVQTFNSNLLRKIERTYNYKEIIDAIKASQKNNYNLNLDLMYGLPDQLLEDALSDLRYAIQYSPSHISWYQLTIEPNTPFYARKIKLPNEDIIFKMLNKGDSLLKKAGYKKYEISSYSKENYQCQHNLNYWNFGDYIGIGCGAHGKITQKNGKIIRTLKNKNMNDFLNGNYLNSINIISDKEKIFEYFMNVFRLYQPVFKKHFREKTNINEMVIEKNIEIAIKEGFLINTIDYWDTTKKGKLFLNSLLEIFLN; the protein is encoded by the coding sequence ATGTTTATATCTCCCCAAATAAGTTTATATATTCACATTCCGTGGTGCTTGAAAAAATGCGGATATTGTGATTTTCATTCCTATGTAAGTCAAAGCATTATTCCTGAACAACAATATATTGAACATTTATTAAAAGATTTAGAAAAAGATCTATCTCTAGTTGATTATAGAGAAATAAATACTATTTTTATTGGAGGTGGAACACCTAGTTTGCTCCAAAGTCAATCTATAGAAAAATTACTGAATGGTATAAAAAAAAGAAGTATAGTTTCTAAAATTGCAGAAATTAGTATAGAAGCTAATCCAAAAAAATTAGAATACAAACGTTTTATTAATTATAAAAAATCTGGAATTAATCGTTTTTCTATAGGTGTTCAAACATTTAATTCAAATTTATTAAGAAAAATAGAACGTACATATAATTACAAGGAAATAATAGATGCTATTAAAGCATCACAAAAAAACAATTATAATCTAAATCTAGATTTAATGTATGGTTTACCTGATCAGTTGTTGGAAGATGCATTATCAGATTTACGATATGCCATTCAATATTCTCCATCTCATATATCATGGTATCAACTCACTATAGAACCCAACACTCCTTTTTATGCAAGAAAAATTAAACTACCTAATGAAGATATAATTTTTAAAATGCTAAATAAAGGAGATAGTTTATTAAAAAAAGCAGGATATAAAAAATATGAAATATCTTCTTATTCAAAAGAAAATTACCAGTGTCAACATAATTTAAATTATTGGAATTTTGGAGACTATATAGGAATAGGATGCGGTGCTCATGGAAAAATTACTCAAAAAAATGGAAAAATTATTAGAACGCTTAAAAATAAAAACATGAATGATTTTTTAAATGGTAACTATCTAAATTCTATAAACATTATTTCTGATAAAGAGAAAATATTTGAATATTTTATGAATGTTTTTAGATTATACCAGCCTGTTTTTAAAAAACATTTCAGAGAAAAAACCAATATAAACGAAATGGTTATAGAAAAAAATATTGAAATAGCAATAAAAGAAGGATTTTTAATAAATACAATAGATTATTGGGATACGACAAAAAAGGGAAAATTATTTTTAAATTCATTATTAGAAATTTTTTTAAATTAA
- a CDS encoding YggS family pyridoxal phosphate-dependent enzyme produces MNYIDVNFKLLKKNIKNIISENNLVIKKIKIIAVSKNQNVDIIKKAILSGINNFGENYVQESIVKIKELKKYTNITWHFIGKIQSNKTKIIAQYFDWCQTIDQEKTAILLNQHRPKNFIPINVLIQINISKELNKNGVNNVEDCYELAEKISLMPHLNLRGIMAMPEIQKDFTKNENQYKKIKIIFNKLKKKYTSIDTLSLGTSDDIKESLLATSNMIRIGRNIFHK; encoded by the coding sequence ATGAATTATATTGATGTAAATTTTAAACTTTTAAAAAAAAATATAAAAAATATTATTAGTGAAAACAATCTGGTTATAAAAAAAATTAAAATAATAGCCGTTAGCAAAAACCAAAATGTTGATATTATTAAAAAAGCAATATTATCAGGAATAAATAATTTTGGAGAAAATTACGTACAGGAGAGCATTGTAAAAATAAAAGAACTAAAAAAATATACAAATATAACTTGGCATTTCATTGGTAAAATACAATCTAATAAAACAAAAATAATTGCTCAATATTTTGATTGGTGTCAAACTATTGATCAAGAAAAAACTGCCATTTTATTAAATCAACATCGACCTAAAAACTTTATTCCAATAAACGTATTAATACAAATTAATATTTCTAAAGAATTAAATAAAAATGGTGTAAATAATGTAGAAGACTGTTATGAACTAGCAGAAAAAATCTCTTTAATGCCTCATCTTAATTTAAGAGGAATTATGGCAATGCCTGAAATACAAAAAGATTTTACTAAAAATGAAAATCAATACAAAAAAATAAAAATTATCTTTAATAAATTGAAAAAAAAATACACATCAATAGACACCCTATCATTAGGGACAAGTGATGATATAAAAGAATCATTACTAGCTACAAGTAATATGATAAGAATTGGAAGAAATATTTTTCATAAATAA
- the ruvX gene encoding Holliday junction resolvase RuvX yields the protein MILLSFDFGIKKIGVAVGENIIKKGRPLKVLNAHNGNPNWDIIKNLIQYWQPQYIIVGFPLNINGTKQEITDKSEKFANLLQYKFNIIVKMHDERLTTVEAKSMIFKQGGFKALKKEKIHSFAAVIILESWLNENIV from the coding sequence ATGATATTACTTTCATTTGATTTTGGTATAAAAAAAATTGGAGTAGCAGTAGGAGAAAATATTATTAAAAAAGGAAGACCTTTAAAGGTCTTAAATGCTCATAATGGAAATCCAAACTGGGATATTATAAAAAATTTAATTCAATACTGGCAACCTCAATATATTATTGTTGGTTTTCCATTAAATATAAATGGTACAAAACAAGAAATAACTGATAAATCAGAAAAATTTGCTAATTTACTACAATATAAATTTAATATTATTGTAAAAATGCATGATGAACGTTTAACTACTGTAGAAGCTAAATCCATGATTTTTAAACAAGGCGGCTTTAAAGCATTAAAAAAAGAAAAAATTCATTCTTTTGCCGCTGTAATTATATTAGAAAGTTGGCTTAATGAGAATATAGTTTAA
- the mutY gene encoding A/G-specific adenine glycosylase has translation MTIYFFSQLVLNWYHENGRKNLPWQINKTLYTVWISEIMLQQTKVKSVIPYFKKFILNFPNIKSINDSNVDKILHLWSGLGYYSRARNIYKSAQIIKKKHQGIFPSHFSDVIKLPGIGRSTAGAILSLSLNFFYPILDGNVKRILIRYNGIIGYLQDRTIEKTLWNIIKIITPVHNTGKFNQAMMDIGSKICLPKQPKCNVCPLNQKCIARLEENWEKYPIKKIKKTCPKRISWFIIIEFKNTFWVEKNITNKLWNNLFCFPRFDNEILALNWIKEKKINTKKNEKITPFSHTFSHFILDIHPILIKLSCMSNFYEKNNIGLWYNLQNPQNIGLPRPVQKIIEMFKKNALKRKEYEKQ, from the coding sequence ATGACAATATATTTTTTTTCACAGCTTGTTCTCAACTGGTACCATGAAAATGGTAGAAAAAACTTACCATGGCAGATAAACAAAACATTGTACACTGTATGGATATCTGAAATTATGTTACAACAAACTAAAGTCAAATCTGTTATTCCATATTTTAAAAAATTTATATTAAATTTTCCAAACATAAAATCTATAAATGATAGCAATGTAGATAAAATTTTACATTTATGGAGCGGTCTTGGATATTATAGTAGAGCCAGAAATATTTATAAATCAGCACAAATAATTAAAAAAAAACATCAAGGAATATTTCCTAGTCATTTTTCAGATGTAATCAAATTACCAGGAATAGGGAGATCTACAGCAGGAGCTATTTTATCTTTATCATTAAATTTTTTTTATCCTATTTTAGACGGAAATGTAAAAAGAATTTTAATCCGCTACAATGGTATCATTGGATATTTGCAAGATAGAACAATAGAAAAAACATTATGGAATATAATTAAAATAATTACTCCAGTACATAATACTGGAAAATTTAATCAAGCCATGATGGATATAGGATCAAAGATTTGTCTCCCTAAACAACCTAAATGTAATGTTTGTCCATTAAATCAAAAGTGTATTGCTAGATTAGAAGAAAACTGGGAAAAGTATCCTATAAAAAAGATAAAAAAAACATGCCCTAAAAGAATATCTTGGTTTATTATCATCGAATTTAAAAATACTTTTTGGGTGGAAAAAAACATCACAAATAAGCTTTGGAATAATTTATTTTGTTTTCCCAGATTTGATAATGAAATTTTAGCTTTAAATTGGATAAAAGAAAAAAAAATTAATACAAAAAAAAATGAAAAAATAACACCTTTTTCTCATACATTTAGTCATTTTATCTTAGATATTCATCCAATTTTAATTAAATTATCTTGTATGTCAAATTTTTATGAAAAAAATAATATAGGTCTTTGGTATAATTTACAAAATCCTCAAAATATAGGATTACCTCGACCAGTACAAAAAATAATTGAAATGTTCAAAAAAAATGCTTTAAAAAGAAAGGAGTATGAGAAACAATGA
- a CDS encoding oxidative damage protection protein yields the protein MKRMIFCTFLNKKSEGQDFQCYPGELGKKIYNEISKKAWKKWLIKQTILINENKLNMFKCEDRKKIEKYMILFLFQK from the coding sequence ATGAAACGTATGATTTTTTGCACCTTTTTAAATAAAAAATCTGAAGGTCAAGATTTTCAATGTTATCCAGGTGAATTAGGGAAAAAAATATACAATGAAATTTCTAAGAAAGCATGGAAAAAATGGCTGATAAAACAAACTATTTTGATCAACGAAAACAAGCTTAATATGTTTAAATGTGAAGATCGTAAAAAAATAGAAAAATACATGATATTATTTTTATTTCAAAAATAG
- the trmB gene encoding tRNA (guanosine(46)-N7)-methyltransferase TrmB, whose product MRNNILIPKYNHNGTFLRQIRSFVCRKGRITRAQLQAIQKYWSLIGIDFQLKPLSLISIFDNYKAPIVLEIGFGSGKSLVKNAVKFPNKNFLGIEVYKSGIGSCLHFAYSSKINNLRIIYHDAIEVINTMISDRTLSKVQIFFPDPWNKKRHHKRRLLKSSFLEKIAKKLIISGILHIATDSEEYAYYILDEIKNIEKYKNLSKNNTFIKRPIFREITKFEKKGCLQGNKIFDLMFQLKE is encoded by the coding sequence ATGAGAAACAACATTTTAATACCGAAATATAATCATAATGGTACTTTTTTACGTCAGATTCGTAGTTTTGTATGTCGAAAAGGTCGTATTACTAGAGCTCAATTACAAGCCATTCAAAAATATTGGTCATTAATAGGGATTGATTTTCAGTTAAAACCATTAAGCTTAATATCTATATTTGATAATTATAAGGCTCCAATTGTGTTAGAAATTGGTTTTGGTTCAGGTAAATCTTTAGTTAAAAATGCAGTAAAATTTCCTAATAAAAATTTTTTAGGAATAGAAGTATATAAATCAGGAATAGGTTCTTGTTTACATTTTGCTTATTCTTCTAAAATTAATAATTTAAGGATTATTTATCATGATGCAATTGAAGTCATCAATACTATGATTTCAGATCGTACTTTATCAAAGGTACAAATTTTTTTTCCAGATCCGTGGAATAAAAAACGTCATCATAAAAGAAGACTTTTGAAAAGTAGTTTTTTAGAAAAAATTGCAAAGAAATTAATTATTAGTGGTATATTACACATTGCTACTGATTCAGAAGAATATGCTTATTATATATTAGATGAAATTAAAAACATTGAAAAATATAAAAATTTATCTAAAAACAATACGTTTATTAAACGCCCCATCTTTCGTGAGATTACTAAATTTGAAAAGAAAGGATGTCTTCAAGGTAATAAAATTTTTGATTTAATGTTTCAATTAAAAGAATAA